The Zygotorulaspora mrakii chromosome 4, complete sequence nucleotide sequence TCTATGGTTCAGGACGGGAATGTTGCCAAAGCGATGGCTTATTTGGAATATGCATTGTTAGAGAAAGTTAAGAGGCAACGTAAAACTGACTGGATCAGTTGCTATTTGTCGAATTGTCACAATACCAAAAACTCACAAGATATTCCGGGAATATATCAAGTGCAATCATTTGTTGCACCAATTTCCACAGAACAGACGTTGAACATACTTCGAGAGGTAAACAGCTATTCGCAGGATTTAGTAAATGATGAGGTTAAGAAAGAGATTCCAGATAATGAGTTGCAATGTATGATTCAATGTCTTCTCGTGGCCTCTCTGGATTTGAAATCCCAATTTAACAAGAGAAAACTGCTACGACAAATTGTTATTTTTACAGATGATTTAAATGGGTTAGATTTAACTCCCAATGAAATAGTCGTTCTTCAGGAAGAACTGAATTTAAGGTTAATACTCGTTGACTGCTGTAAAGAGACTTCCAGCGAGGACATCTTTGGAAGTAAATGGGGTTTGTTGATCAAAGCCATTCCAGGGTCTAAAGTATACAGAATAAATGAATTACTGATCGATATTACTTCCCTAAAATTTCCTATTATCAAGCCTGTCAGAGTTTTTAGCGGTGAATTAAGACTGGGATCAGATCCAATTGGCCTTATCAGGAACAATTTTGACCCATCCGCAGATTTTAAATGTTTAAGCATTCAAGTCGAAGGTTATCCAGCAACAAAGCATGTTCCATCGCTCAATAGGAAGACTgttctgaaaaaagaagagtcTGGTGAAGTAGAATATGAGCCTGTTAAGTCGATAGTTGAATATGAAACACTTGGCTATGACACAGATAAGCGAATCAGCATTTCGCAAGAATCAGTCGCAAAGGCATTCAGGTATGGATCGGACTACGTTGTGCTACCATCAATTTTggatgaaaagagatttttAAACACTCTCCCAGGACTGGATGTGAGAGGATTTCTGgatagaaaaaagatgcaaaaTTACTACCTAACTTCTGAATCGAGATTCATACTTGCAGACACTAAGTCGGGCGGTATTGCAGACGTTACAATGTTCAACGCCTTAGTTGACGCAATGTTAGAGTACGACAAAATAGCTATCGCAAGATTTGTAGCTAAGCGACAAACAGAGGTGCAAATGTGTATACTATGTCCACTTCTTGTCGATAGCGGCGTTGTAGTTCCAAATCAAGTCAATGGTGAAAATTTCCAGCGCACATTCATATTGAGTAGGTTACCGTTtgctgaagatgaaagagtTTCTGACTTTCCCCGTCTAATCAACAGAACAACTACTTCAGGCAAAGCTATATCTCAGGGCAAAGATTCAGAACAGATAGACGCACTAATGTCTCAGTATGTAGACTCTTTGGATTTGGATGCTCAAAAGTATGAGACTGTCCCAGATACAAAGTATTACTCAATGTTGAATCCAATTGCTAAAGAGACCTCTCTACCATTACCcgatgattttgaaggcGAGTCAACCAATGATCCTTCAAGAATCCCCGCAATTCACATACGTAGACAGCAGCAAGTTCTTCTTGAATacattcatcaaaaactgATAAACAGATCATCAGAATTCCAAATTCCGGAGTTGCCGGATATGTTGAGAGATATAATTACTCCACATTTTGATTCGCATTCTgcaaaagaacaaactgAGTTAGTCAAACTGCTTGCAATAAAGAAGGTGGAAAAGGAATCTAAGAGGCCGGATGAGGTTTACGAAagtgacgatgaagataatATACCCTCTTTCGAAGAAATTATGGCGAAAGGTGCCCGCTAGAATACCCCCTATCTTGCTAAGAGGGCGAACCTCCTTTTCTTATGATCCAGACAGTATTAGCAGCCATTTGTAGTACAGCAAGATTCACTCAACAGAACTGTTTCAAATTCTATTATTATTGTGCTATTTACAGATCTTTGAGGTCTTTTACGATATTCATCGATGATACTGGCTTCTCTTATTTGAGTACGTGCTAACAGTAGAAAGATAACACTGATAATTTGCAGATGAATAAAAATAGATCAAAAAGCCATAACACATATATGAATCTATTATTGATGTGTATGTAGATAGGGACTCTCAAGTAAACAATTCAGGTAGGCTTATCTACTTCAATGTAacttgaaaagtttttccAGCACTGGAGAGGATTCCCGAATTATTCCATCCAGTTCCATAGTGACGGAAAGTTCCTATTAAATATATTTGTTTATCTAGAAAAATGGTTTCATCTGATGCTCCTGCCTTGAGGCATTGAGCTACCCAATTGTTCAGAGCCAACGTAGGTCCAGCC carries:
- the YKU80 gene encoding ATP-dependent DNA helicase YKU80 (similar to Saccharomyces cerevisiae YKU80 (YMR106C); ancestral locus Anc_2.444), which codes for MSAESTSFIIDASRSMVQDGNVAKAMAYLEYALLEKVKRQRKTDWISCYLSNCHNTKNSQDIPGIYQVQSFVAPISTEQTLNILREVNSYSQDLVNDEVKKEIPDNELQCMIQCLLVASLDLKSQFNKRKLLRQIVIFTDDLNGLDLTPNEIVVLQEELNLRLILVDCCKETSSEDIFGSKWGLLIKAIPGSKVYRINELLIDITSLKFPIIKPVRVFSGELRLGSDPIGLIRNNFDPSADFKCLSIQVEGYPATKHVPSLNRKTVLKKEESGEVEYEPVKSIVEYETLGYDTDKRISISQESVAKAFRYGSDYVVLPSILDEKRFLNTLPGLDVRGFLDRKKMQNYYLTSESRFILADTKSGGIADVTMFNALVDAMLEYDKIAIARFVAKRQTEVQMCILCPLLVDSGVVVPNQVNGENFQRTFILSRLPFAEDERVSDFPRLINRTTTSGKAISQGKDSEQIDALMSQYVDSLDLDAQKYETVPDTKYYSMLNPIAKETSLPLPDDFEGESTNDPSRIPAIHIRRQQQVLLEYIHQKLINRSSEFQIPELPDMLRDIITPHFDSHSAKEQTELVKLLAIKKVEKESKRPDEVYESDDEDNIPSFEEIMAKGAR